The Pseudomonas triclosanedens genome has a window encoding:
- a CDS encoding PilY2 family type 4a fimbrial biogenesis protein, producing the protein MSRITMTFALAALLGSVTQGAMAETIENNGPVTMIDLKESRIRVNDTDYVLPNRVQVNSMPAIYQLREGSVISFLAESGAPPTITSIGMLQQPPIQKQTRSTNAHE; encoded by the coding sequence ATGAGCAGAATCACAATGACATTCGCCCTGGCGGCGCTGCTTGGCAGCGTCACCCAGGGGGCGATGGCGGAAACCATCGAGAACAACGGCCCCGTCACGATGATCGATCTGAAGGAGTCGCGTATCCGCGTGAACGACACGGACTACGTGCTTCCGAACCGGGTGCAGGTCAATTCGATGCCGGCGATCTACCAGCTCCGGGAAGGCTCCGTCATCAGCTTCCTGGCGGAATCCGGGGCGCCACCCACCATCACCAGCATCGGCATGCTCCAGCAACCACCGATTCAGAAACAGACCAGGTCGACGAACGCCCATGAATAA